The following nucleotide sequence is from bacterium.
GACGCCGAGGAAATCCTGCACCGGCTCAATGCCGGCGGCCAAGCGGCCTACCTGATCGGCGAGATCGCCGCCCGCGGCGGCGCCGAGGCGCCGCAGGTCCAGATCCAAGACTGAGCCCATGACGGAGGGCCCGTGACCTCTTCTCAACCTTTGAGCCTGACGATCCTGCTATCGGGTCGGGGTAGCAACATGCAGGCCATCCATCGCGCGATTCGCGAAGGGCGGCTCGACGCCCGGATCCTAGCGGTGATTTCCGACCAGTCCGAGGCCGCCGGCCTGGCTTACGCCGAGGGCGAGGGCCTGCTCACCGCGGTGGTGACCAAGGAAAAAGGCGAGTCGCGGGAGGATTACGACCGCCGGCTCATCGCCAAGATCGAGGAAAATTCGCCGCGGATCGTCGCCTTGGCCGGCTTCATGCGGCTGCTTTCGCCG
It contains:
- the purN gene encoding phosphoribosylglycinamide formyltransferase; this translates as MTSSQPLSLTILLSGRGSNMQAIHRAIREGRLDARILAVISDQSEAAGLAYAEGEGLLTAVVTKEKGESREDYDRRLIAKIEENSPRIVALAGFMRLLSPLFIRHFHDRIVNIHPSLLPAFPGLHAQRQALEAGVRFSGCT